Proteins encoded within one genomic window of Posidoniimonas corsicana:
- the ahr gene encoding NADPH-dependent aldehyde reductase Ahr, whose amino-acid sequence MSVKAYAVTRAKGVFEPFEFELGDIDPYEVDISVESCGICHSDLSMVDDEWGMAQFPLVPGHEVIGKVSAVGDHVTHVKVGDRVGLGWHAGYCMMCDECMGGDHNLCSDAKPTIAGRHGGFADTVRAKAPSVIKIPDALDAGEAGPLLCGGIAVFNPMVQAGLSPTDSVGVIGIGGLGHMGLKFAAAWGCHVTAFTSESKRQEALDMGAHDTINSRDPEAIKAAAGRFDLVLSTVNVPLDWNSVLATLKPRGRLMMPGAVTEPLDINVLPDMMFKQLSVGSSPVGAPVVIRQMLDFAARHNVAPVNEHFPMSKVNDAFERLRSGKARYRIVLDRE is encoded by the coding sequence ATGTCCGTCAAAGCCTATGCCGTCACGAGAGCCAAGGGAGTTTTTGAACCATTTGAGTTTGAACTTGGCGACATCGATCCTTACGAAGTGGACATCAGCGTCGAATCATGCGGCATCTGCCACAGCGATCTGAGCATGGTGGACGATGAGTGGGGTATGGCCCAATTTCCGCTCGTTCCCGGTCACGAGGTGATCGGGAAAGTGTCAGCCGTGGGCGATCATGTGACCCACGTGAAAGTCGGCGATCGTGTTGGCCTTGGCTGGCATGCCGGCTACTGCATGATGTGCGATGAGTGCATGGGTGGCGACCACAACCTCTGCTCTGACGCCAAGCCGACGATCGCTGGACGACATGGCGGCTTCGCCGATACTGTTCGTGCGAAAGCTCCCAGTGTCATCAAGATTCCGGACGCGCTTGATGCAGGCGAAGCGGGACCGCTGCTGTGTGGCGGGATCGCTGTCTTCAATCCTATGGTCCAAGCTGGGCTGTCTCCAACCGACAGCGTCGGCGTGATCGGTATCGGCGGACTTGGCCACATGGGCCTGAAGTTCGCTGCCGCGTGGGGTTGCCACGTCACCGCATTCACTTCCGAGTCCAAGCGTCAGGAAGCGCTCGACATGGGAGCACACGACACCATCAACTCACGCGACCCCGAAGCGATCAAAGCCGCAGCGGGCAGATTCGATCTCGTGTTGTCCACGGTCAATGTTCCCCTCGACTGGAACTCGGTCCTCGCAACCTTGAAGCCACGCGGTCGTCTGATGATGCCTGGTGCGGTCACCGAACCGCTCGATATCAATGTCCTGCCAGACATGATGTTCAAGCAGCTCTCGGTTGGCTCGTCGCCTGTCGGAGCACCAGTCGTCATCCGGCAGATGCTTGACTTCGCCGCTCGACACAACGTCGCCCCGGTCAACGAACACTTCCCAATGAGCAAAGTCAATGATGCATTTGAACGTCTACGAAGCGGCAAGGCACGCTATCGAATCGTCCTGGATCGCGAATAA
- a CDS encoding NAD-dependent succinate-semialdehyde dehydrogenase, with amino-acid sequence MAATATAASPTLKSVNPYNGEVLKTYDEMSPEEVDAAIAKADEAFREWRETSFEHRAGVLRRVAELLRERREELATIMTLEMGKKIEDARPEIDLCATIFDYYADNGERILAPKEYDTAEGKGTLVNQPLGIVYGIQPWNFPFYQPSRVAAPQLMAGNVVLTKHASNVPQSAEAFDQLLKDAGVPEGVHTNLQLSARNAGSIIDDDRVVGVAFTGSNKGGAAVAEQAGRNVKKTVMELGGVDPFIVLDDADMDATIERFMIGKLLCAGQICIAAKRIILDESIAEEFLNRATKRFAELKPGDPLDQATGYGPVCNEKAAIQLEKQINDSVAAGAKILVGGNRDGAFIEPTIMTDIPKGSPADCEELFGPVAIIHIAKDEEDAIRIANDSDFGLGGSVHTNDLERGRRVAERIESGTCFVNQISWTYASMPMGGVKMSGYGRELADLGIMEFVNQKLISVFDKDHTSL; translated from the coding sequence ATGGCCGCGACAGCAACTGCAGCAAGCCCGACGCTCAAGTCCGTGAATCCGTACAACGGCGAGGTCCTGAAGACTTACGACGAGATGTCACCTGAAGAAGTTGATGCCGCGATTGCGAAGGCCGATGAGGCGTTTCGCGAATGGCGCGAGACCAGCTTCGAGCATCGTGCTGGCGTTCTCCGTCGCGTCGCTGAGCTGCTTCGCGAGCGTCGCGAGGAACTGGCGACCATCATGACGCTGGAGATGGGCAAGAAGATTGAAGACGCACGCCCGGAGATCGACCTCTGTGCCACGATCTTCGACTACTACGCGGACAATGGTGAGAGAATTCTCGCTCCAAAGGAATACGACACGGCGGAAGGCAAAGGGACTCTCGTCAACCAGCCTCTGGGCATCGTTTACGGCATTCAGCCGTGGAATTTCCCATTCTATCAGCCGTCGCGCGTGGCTGCTCCGCAGTTGATGGCAGGCAACGTCGTTCTCACTAAGCACGCCTCGAACGTGCCGCAGTCTGCCGAGGCGTTTGACCAGTTGCTCAAGGATGCCGGAGTACCCGAGGGGGTGCATACGAATCTGCAACTCTCGGCTCGCAACGCCGGAAGCATTATTGACGACGACCGCGTCGTGGGCGTCGCCTTCACGGGGAGCAATAAGGGCGGCGCCGCGGTTGCCGAACAGGCCGGCCGCAACGTCAAGAAGACGGTGATGGAACTCGGCGGTGTTGATCCCTTCATTGTGCTTGACGACGCCGATATGGACGCCACCATCGAAAGATTTATGATCGGCAAACTGCTGTGCGCAGGCCAAATCTGCATCGCTGCTAAGCGGATAATCCTCGACGAATCAATCGCTGAAGAGTTCCTCAACCGCGCGACGAAGCGGTTCGCTGAATTGAAGCCCGGCGATCCATTGGATCAAGCTACCGGCTACGGCCCGGTCTGCAATGAGAAGGCCGCGATTCAGCTCGAAAAGCAGATCAACGATTCGGTCGCAGCAGGCGCCAAGATTCTCGTCGGTGGCAATCGTGACGGCGCGTTCATCGAGCCGACCATCATGACCGACATTCCGAAGGGATCTCCCGCAGACTGCGAAGAGCTGTTTGGTCCTGTCGCCATCATCCACATCGCCAAGGACGAGGAGGATGCAATCCGGATCGCGAACGACAGCGACTTCGGTTTGGGCGGCTCAGTCCACACCAACGACCTCGAACGCGGACGCCGTGTTGCGGAGCGGATTGAGTCGGGCACGTGCTTTGTCAATCAGATTTCGTGGACCTATGCCAGCATGCCGATGGGCGGCGTGAAGATGTCCGGTTACGGCCGTGAACTCGCAGACCTCGGCATCATGGAATTCGTGAACCAGAAGCTGATCAGCGTCTTCGACAAGGACCACACTTCTCTGTGA
- a CDS encoding HD-GYP domain-containing protein, which produces MPRSIAPPADPALPASKPPGTPTPWAESPDVEPLVRRLEKAFGQSFFVLDTANDTVHHTSPGDLLFDVHARLPLFDQVARSGVPELVEDFAPLITLAVPLYLNDTPSERVAVSTFLTTTDYDDQQLAAAAQALGAAPTQAAEWALAREAWNPRGVIELAKALTVAAVQNAVAAEQRERMAEVSSHLLSTFDELNMLHRLTERLSIASSEAELGSQAIQWLADVVPVEGIVIANLPRESHRADADEQTPPLTIAQSFGPARLSAEDLPPLLDRLGPQARHTCVVLNATDTASGDWPAPGVRQLICVPVRNGDHTLGWVLAFNHTGADSDRAFGTVEASLVSSVAAILGVHAGNCRLFEEQKEFFSAMVRALSSAIDAKDPYTSGHSERVAELSVCLAEELGCGKAEVQTLYLAGLLHDIGKIGIEDQVLRKVGRLTEAEYEHIKTHPELGHRILRGIKQLDEVLPIVLHHHEAWDGTGYPAGLTGEECPRLARILAVADSIDAMGSDRPYRAGMPDEKLDEILHSGAGRQWDAEVIDAVFRVRNQVRAICRSGHPPATPAFAQAWHI; this is translated from the coding sequence GTGCCTCGCTCTATTGCACCTCCCGCCGACCCCGCGCTCCCGGCCAGCAAGCCGCCGGGCACGCCCACGCCGTGGGCCGAGTCGCCGGACGTCGAGCCGCTGGTGCGGCGGCTGGAGAAGGCGTTCGGGCAGTCGTTCTTTGTGCTCGACACCGCCAACGACACCGTGCACCACACGTCGCCGGGCGATTTGCTGTTTGACGTGCACGCGCGGCTGCCGCTGTTCGACCAAGTGGCGCGGTCCGGCGTGCCGGAACTGGTCGAAGACTTCGCGCCGCTGATCACCCTGGCGGTCCCGCTCTACCTGAACGACACGCCGTCGGAGCGGGTGGCGGTCTCGACCTTCCTGACCACCACCGACTACGACGACCAGCAACTCGCCGCCGCCGCCCAGGCGCTCGGCGCCGCGCCGACCCAGGCCGCGGAGTGGGCTCTCGCCCGCGAGGCGTGGAACCCGCGGGGCGTGATCGAGCTCGCCAAGGCGCTCACCGTCGCCGCGGTGCAGAACGCGGTGGCCGCCGAACAGCGGGAGCGGATGGCGGAGGTCTCGTCGCACCTGCTGAGCACGTTCGACGAGCTGAACATGCTGCACCGGCTGACCGAGCGGCTGTCGATCGCCAGCTCCGAGGCCGAGCTCGGCAGCCAGGCCATCCAGTGGCTGGCCGACGTCGTGCCCGTCGAGGGCATCGTCATCGCCAACCTCCCCCGCGAATCGCACCGCGCCGACGCCGACGAGCAAACCCCGCCGCTCACCATCGCGCAGAGCTTCGGCCCCGCCCGGCTGTCGGCGGAGGACCTGCCCCCGCTGCTCGACCGCCTCGGGCCGCAGGCCCGGCACACGTGCGTCGTGCTGAACGCGACCGACACCGCCAGCGGCGACTGGCCGGCGCCTGGCGTGCGCCAGCTGATCTGCGTGCCGGTCCGCAACGGCGACCACACCCTCGGCTGGGTGCTGGCGTTCAACCACACCGGCGCCGACTCCGACCGGGCCTTCGGCACCGTCGAGGCCAGCCTGGTCTCGAGCGTGGCCGCCATCCTCGGCGTCCACGCGGGCAACTGCCGGCTGTTCGAGGAGCAGAAGGAGTTCTTCTCCGCGATGGTCCGCGCGCTCAGCTCCGCGATCGACGCCAAGGACCCCTACACGTCGGGCCACAGCGAGCGCGTCGCCGAGCTGTCCGTCTGCCTGGCCGAGGAGCTGGGCTGCGGCAAGGCCGAGGTCCAAACCCTCTACCTGGCCGGCCTGCTGCACGACATCGGCAAGATCGGCATCGAGGACCAGGTGCTCCGCAAAGTGGGCCGGCTCACCGAGGCCGAGTACGAACACATCAAAACCCACCCCGAGCTGGGACACCGGATCCTGCGGGGCATCAAGCAACTCGACGAGGTGCTGCCGATCGTGCTGCACCACCACGAGGCCTGGGACGGAACCGGCTACCCCGCCGGTCTGACCGGCGAGGAGTGCCCCCGCCTGGCCCGCATCCTGGCCGTGGCCGACTCGATCGACGCCATGGGCAGCGACCGGCCCTACCGCGCGGGGATGCCCGACGAGAAGCTCGACGAGATCCTCCACAGCGGTGCCGGCCGGCAGTGGGACGCCGAGGTGATCGACGCCGTGTTCCGCGTCCGCAATCAGGTCCGCGCCATCTGCCGGTCCGGCCATCCGCCCGCCACGCCCGCCTTCGCGCAGGCGTGGCACATCTAG
- a CDS encoding GNAT family N-acetyltransferase: MVTLQKPALRHEAPFLQAVRRSRTLHRGFASPPASSDAYRQYLKSLRRENRLGFLVTLEDAGELVGVVNVNEIVRGVFQSAYLGYYAFVPHAGQGLMRQGLRRVIGRCFRDEKLHRLEANIQPENERSLALVAALGFAKEGYSPRYLKIGGKWRDHERWAIRSEQWR, from the coding sequence GTGGTAACGCTCCAGAAGCCCGCGCTGCGACATGAGGCGCCATTCCTGCAGGCGGTACGCAGGAGCCGGACGCTGCACCGCGGGTTCGCTTCGCCGCCGGCCAGCTCGGACGCGTACCGGCAGTACCTCAAGTCGCTGCGGAGGGAGAACCGCCTCGGCTTCCTCGTCACGTTGGAGGATGCAGGCGAACTCGTCGGCGTGGTCAACGTCAACGAGATTGTCCGCGGCGTGTTTCAGTCCGCCTACCTGGGGTACTACGCGTTCGTGCCGCACGCCGGCCAAGGCCTGATGCGACAAGGGCTCAGGCGCGTCATCGGGCGCTGCTTCCGAGACGAGAAGCTGCACCGACTGGAGGCCAACATCCAGCCCGAGAACGAGCGGTCCCTCGCGTTGGTCGCGGCGCTCGGCTTCGCGAAGGAGGGGTACTCTCCCCGGTACCTGAAGATCGGCGGCAAGTGGCGAGACCACGAGCGTTGGGCGATCCGCAGCGAGCAGTGGCGGTAG
- a CDS encoding MBL fold metallo-hydrolase: MNITQIRNATVLLEIGDHRILVDPMLSSPSSLAGFRLFRGQRRKNPLTALPDDVNQLIESATAVLITHEHPDHLDKSGIEWIKSRGLKVWCSSVDAPNLRRKGLDARIITEDSCDLSVEVVPAIHGHGMIGWLMGPVAGYYLAHPNEPTVYITGDTVLTDTVKSAIERLRPQVIIAPAGTANFGIGKDLMFSEAELIELAKMASGQVVFNHLEAIDHCLMTRLRLRQIMDDAGSGQQVFIPEDGERLEFDCSSDAPPVELRTSSQSTPGIQKWLTAKFAGT, translated from the coding sequence ATGAACATCACGCAGATCCGAAATGCCACCGTTCTCTTGGAGATCGGCGATCATCGCATCCTCGTTGACCCGATGCTCTCGTCCCCTTCGTCGCTGGCGGGCTTCCGCTTGTTCCGCGGTCAGCGACGCAAGAATCCGCTCACCGCCTTGCCGGATGATGTAAACCAATTGATTGAATCGGCAACAGCGGTGCTCATCACGCACGAACACCCGGACCATTTGGACAAGTCGGGCATCGAGTGGATCAAGTCTCGCGGATTGAAGGTTTGGTGCAGCAGCGTTGATGCCCCGAATCTCCGACGCAAGGGATTGGATGCCAGAATCATCACAGAAGACTCCTGCGATCTATCGGTTGAAGTCGTTCCAGCCATTCATGGACATGGCATGATCGGATGGCTGATGGGCCCGGTCGCCGGTTACTACCTGGCTCACCCAAATGAACCAACGGTCTACATCACTGGAGACACGGTGTTGACAGACACGGTCAAGTCCGCCATCGAGAGACTCAGGCCCCAGGTGATCATCGCTCCGGCCGGGACGGCCAATTTTGGCATCGGCAAAGATTTGATGTTCAGCGAAGCCGAACTCATCGAGCTGGCGAAAATGGCTTCGGGACAGGTCGTCTTCAATCATTTGGAGGCCATCGATCATTGTCTTATGACTCGACTCAGGCTCAGGCAGATCATGGACGATGCAGGTTCCGGACAGCAGGTCTTCATTCCCGAGGACGGTGAACGATTAGAATTTGACTGTTCGTCAGACGCGCCGCCGGTTGAATTGCGAACATCATCGCAATCGACTCCGGGAATCCAGAAATGGCTGACAGCCAAGTTTGCTGGGACATAG
- a CDS encoding SDR family oxidoreductase produces MKILVAGSRGAVGRFLVDKLIVSGHEVTGIVRSEYQRDDLTQTGARAVLADVTRTETLDAAVAGQDAVVFAAGSKGKAVEAVDRDGAIHLCNAANSAGVRRFVLLSSINAGRPEQGPENLRRYLHAKHEADVYVAASGLDYTILRPGHLNDEPGTAKIQTGDTLNATDAQISREDVAEVIAASLSEARTVASTFEFINGETPITDALKNL; encoded by the coding sequence ATGAAGATTCTTGTTGCCGGATCGCGGGGAGCAGTCGGTCGATTCCTAGTCGACAAGCTAATCGTGAGCGGGCATGAAGTGACCGGGATCGTTCGTTCTGAATACCAGCGGGATGACCTGACGCAAACCGGCGCCCGCGCGGTCTTGGCAGACGTGACACGTACAGAAACTCTCGACGCCGCGGTGGCAGGACAAGATGCGGTCGTGTTCGCAGCGGGCTCCAAAGGAAAGGCGGTGGAAGCAGTCGATCGAGACGGCGCGATCCATCTCTGCAATGCTGCGAACAGCGCTGGAGTCCGTCGCTTCGTATTGCTCAGTTCCATCAACGCAGGACGGCCGGAGCAGGGACCGGAGAACCTGCGACGATATCTGCACGCCAAGCATGAAGCGGATGTGTATGTGGCAGCCAGCGGGCTCGACTACACCATCCTGCGTCCGGGCCATCTCAATGATGAGCCGGGCACAGCCAAGATCCAGACCGGCGACACTCTCAACGCCACCGATGCCCAAATCAGTCGCGAAGACGTAGCGGAAGTCATCGCCGCGTCGCTTTCGGAAGCAAGAACGGTCGCTTCGACGTTCGAGTTCATCAATGGTGAAACGCCAATCACCGACGCTTTGAAGAATTTATGA
- a CDS encoding beta strand repeat-containing protein, whose translation MNPLERAARGPRAALMAGALLSALWPQPSVGLDFSWSATADTLDWFGVDNPVTGNSGWILQPNFLTPQAPDGADDRAFISLAGKTVTLSQANTVGEVTLGAQQLSARLRLLIGGAVLTAVDAFTIGPGGELGFQGGTVVVGGGALDSQGLIHGVSNIGVIDASVLNRATGVVRVDNSATLQFAGPGTTVTNSGTLETVAGGLMTFADGVGLVLDGGTVDNQGAVEIGDGQVAFDAGDNTGNPLSLVGSTLSIAPTAGQGAFAFSGGVLVGDIAAGQLVSQQGSQPLVTPDSFSNAGELQLRGDTFVESTLTVMGGGEVHNTGTVRAVMAPPQGNQRRVNGRIVNQSQLIVDPGVTLTATAVANSAGVTVGAGGALDLASEGSNDGTMLFVAGSQMLVAANGAFHHTAGATTLHGEWQFGNNATLDHTGGTITGGGVVRFENARLNLAPGAGAMTFDFEGGTFSGDLESGQTLRHSGDFFQLTAPDSLLNEGVIELVGSRLADTRLVLQGGATLTNAGTLRVVPGGSNGLRSRVTGTIENQGALIVEPGVMLTTTGLVNTGSMELGAGAQLTVSGGVFTQQAGSIVNGGVTVVDSTVNYAGGDIVGSAVQVAGASSLNLDPAATGVASFIHGGANISGGVGANTSVTLQANVIGVRTIVSAGSFTNHGELRFDNSPGGEVNLRVDGLEFVNEQGGVVAGNGTITLAAPGGRYINRGVHSAGASAGQIDVAGDFENDATGVFAVEIGGPNAADYDVTIATGVATLAGTLEVSLINGFTPDPTDVFTLLAAGAISGEFDNAANGARVGLSGAAGSFVVEYDASTVRLVDYLSGAITSGLSGDYNNDGVVDAADYTRWRDNLGQPAGALPNDSDGGPIGPAQYATWRANYGAAVPTPVAASAPEPAALLLGAACGVLVVRLRFATDDGRRVMPRLLPVDGDRRSRQHLGFAR comes from the coding sequence ATGAACCCGCTCGAGAGAGCCGCCCGCGGGCCGCGCGCGGCGCTGATGGCCGGGGCTTTACTGTCCGCTCTGTGGCCTCAACCATCCGTTGGGCTCGACTTCTCCTGGAGCGCCACGGCCGACACGCTCGACTGGTTTGGCGTCGACAACCCGGTCACCGGGAACAGCGGCTGGATCCTCCAACCCAACTTCCTCACGCCGCAGGCCCCCGACGGCGCCGACGACCGGGCGTTCATCAGCCTGGCCGGGAAGACGGTCACGCTCAGCCAGGCGAACACGGTGGGCGAGGTCACCCTCGGCGCCCAGCAGCTCAGCGCGCGGCTCAGGCTGCTGATCGGCGGGGCGGTCCTGACCGCGGTCGACGCGTTCACCATCGGTCCCGGCGGCGAGCTCGGCTTCCAGGGGGGCACGGTGGTTGTCGGCGGCGGCGCGCTCGACTCGCAGGGGCTGATCCACGGGGTCAGCAACATCGGCGTCATCGACGCCAGTGTGCTGAACCGGGCCACGGGCGTGGTGCGGGTGGACAACAGCGCCACGCTCCAGTTCGCCGGCCCCGGGACGACGGTCACCAATAGCGGCACGCTCGAGACCGTCGCGGGCGGGCTCATGACGTTCGCCGACGGCGTGGGCCTGGTGCTGGACGGCGGCACGGTCGACAACCAGGGCGCCGTTGAGATCGGCGACGGGCAGGTCGCGTTCGACGCGGGAGACAACACCGGCAACCCGCTGTCGCTCGTGGGCAGCACGCTCAGCATTGCCCCGACGGCGGGGCAGGGGGCGTTCGCGTTCAGCGGCGGCGTGCTGGTGGGCGACATCGCCGCCGGCCAGCTCGTGTCCCAGCAGGGTTCGCAGCCGCTGGTCACGCCCGACTCGTTCTCCAACGCGGGCGAGCTGCAACTGCGCGGCGACACCTTCGTGGAGTCCACGTTGACGGTGATGGGCGGGGGGGAGGTGCACAACACGGGCACGGTGCGGGCGGTCATGGCGCCGCCCCAGGGGAACCAGCGCCGGGTCAACGGCAGGATCGTCAACCAGTCGCAGCTGATCGTTGACCCGGGCGTGACGCTCACCGCGACGGCGGTCGCCAACTCGGCGGGCGTCACGGTCGGCGCGGGCGGCGCACTCGACCTTGCTTCGGAGGGGTCGAACGATGGGACCATGCTGTTCGTCGCTGGTTCCCAGATGCTGGTCGCCGCCAACGGCGCGTTCCACCACACGGCCGGCGCCACCACGCTGCACGGCGAGTGGCAGTTCGGCAACAACGCGACGCTCGACCACACAGGAGGGACCATCACGGGCGGGGGCGTCGTGCGGTTCGAGAACGCGCGGCTGAACCTGGCTCCCGGCGCGGGCGCGATGACGTTCGACTTCGAGGGCGGGACCTTCTCGGGCGACCTCGAGAGCGGGCAGACGCTGCGGCACTCGGGCGACTTCTTCCAACTCACCGCGCCCGACTCGCTGTTGAACGAGGGCGTGATCGAACTGGTCGGGTCGCGGCTCGCCGACACGCGGCTGGTGCTGCAGGGGGGCGCGACGCTGACCAACGCCGGGACTCTCCGCGTCGTGCCGGGCGGTTCCAACGGGCTGCGGTCGCGCGTCACTGGGACCATCGAGAACCAGGGCGCGCTGATCGTCGAACCGGGCGTGATGCTCACGACCACCGGGCTGGTGAACACCGGGTCGATGGAGCTGGGCGCCGGCGCCCAGCTGACCGTGAGCGGCGGCGTGTTCACCCAGCAGGCGGGGAGCATCGTCAACGGGGGCGTGACCGTGGTCGACTCCACCGTCAACTACGCGGGCGGCGACATCGTTGGCTCGGCGGTCCAGGTGGCCGGCGCGTCGTCGTTGAACCTCGACCCCGCCGCGACCGGCGTCGCCTCGTTCATTCACGGCGGCGCCAACATCTCGGGGGGCGTCGGCGCTAACACCAGCGTCACGCTCCAGGCGAACGTCATCGGCGTGCGGACCATCGTCTCGGCCGGTTCGTTCACCAACCACGGTGAACTGCGGTTCGACAACTCGCCGGGGGGCGAGGTCAACCTGCGGGTCGACGGGCTGGAGTTTGTGAACGAGCAAGGGGGAGTCGTCGCCGGCAACGGGACCATCACCCTCGCCGCGCCCGGCGGCCGGTACATCAACCGCGGAGTGCACAGCGCTGGCGCGTCGGCCGGTCAGATCGACGTGGCGGGCGATTTCGAGAACGACGCCACGGGGGTCTTCGCGGTCGAGATCGGCGGGCCCAACGCCGCCGACTACGACGTCACGATCGCGACGGGCGTGGCGACGCTGGCCGGCACGCTCGAAGTGAGCCTGATCAACGGGTTCACGCCGGACCCGACAGATGTCTTCACGCTGCTGGCAGCCGGGGCGATCAGCGGTGAGTTCGACAACGCCGCCAACGGCGCGCGGGTGGGGCTGTCGGGCGCCGCCGGGTCGTTTGTCGTCGAGTACGACGCCAGCACCGTGAGGCTGGTCGACTACCTCTCCGGCGCCATCACGTCCGGGCTGAGCGGAGACTACAACAACGACGGCGTTGTCGACGCCGCCGACTACACGCGGTGGCGAGACAACCTCGGGCAGCCCGCCGGCGCCCTGCCCAACGACTCCGACGGCGGCCCGATCGGACCGGCCCAGTACGCCACCTGGCGGGCGAACTACGGCGCCGCGGTCCCGACGCCGGTCGCCGCGTCCGCGCCCGAGCCCGCCGCGCTGCTGCTCGGCGCCGCCTGCGGGGTCCTCGTCGTGAGGTTGCGCTTCGCAACGGACGACGGGCGGAGGGTGATGCCGCGGCTGCTACCCGTCGATGGCGACCGCCGGTCCCGCCAACACCTCGGCTTCGCCCGCTGA
- a CDS encoding TetR/AcrR family transcriptional regulator — translation MKEKILEAAESLVQSRGLNAVTFQDLADAVGLRKPSLFHHVKNKEELTLALIDRCSTKHGPRYAAVVERDARAPEKLRAVAKIFEDGLKEGRPCLMAALGGGMDSLSEDAAGELRKAAEGAIGRFEMIFAQGLEEGSLDFEGDAKHAAMTFFAMLQGLQSLCRAKGEPRAFKKAAATFIDSIAVE, via the coding sequence GTGAAAGAAAAAATCCTCGAAGCAGCTGAATCCTTGGTCCAGAGCCGCGGCCTAAACGCCGTGACGTTCCAGGACCTGGCGGACGCTGTTGGCCTGCGAAAGCCGAGTCTTTTCCACCACGTCAAGAACAAGGAGGAGTTGACTCTGGCGCTGATTGACCGCTGTAGCACGAAACACGGGCCTAGGTACGCTGCAGTCGTCGAGAGAGACGCTCGTGCACCCGAGAAACTGCGAGCGGTGGCCAAGATTTTTGAAGACGGCCTGAAGGAAGGACGACCCTGCCTCATGGCGGCCCTGGGAGGTGGGATGGACTCGCTTTCAGAGGATGCGGCGGGTGAATTGCGAAAAGCGGCCGAGGGAGCAATCGGGCGCTTCGAGATGATCTTCGCTCAAGGACTAGAGGAAGGTTCTCTCGACTTCGAAGGAGATGCCAAGCACGCCGCGATGACATTTTTTGCCATGCTGCAAGGCTTGCAGTCTCTCTGCCGGGCCAAAGGCGAACCTCGGGCGTTCAAGAAGGCTGCTGCCACCTTTATCGACTCGATTGCAGTTGAGTAG
- a CDS encoding peroxiredoxin-like family protein, whose translation MLKPQAKVPELTVKTVGGSDWTLSEQSPEHFTFVFFYRGYHCPICRKYLGSIDQHLDELSALGINAVAISSDSEERATRSKEEWRIGNLPIGYGLSIEDARKWGLYVSKSIKPDEPELFSEPGLFIVRPDGELYAASIQTMPFTRPSIEELIAGFKYIIPNNYPGRGEA comes from the coding sequence ATGCTTAAACCACAAGCAAAGGTCCCTGAGCTGACCGTTAAGACCGTCGGTGGTTCCGACTGGACGCTCAGCGAACAGTCACCGGAACACTTCACTTTCGTGTTCTTCTATCGCGGCTATCACTGCCCGATCTGCCGCAAGTATCTGGGAAGCATCGATCAACACCTCGACGAACTGTCGGCACTCGGCATTAACGCGGTCGCGATCAGCAGCGATTCCGAAGAACGCGCGACGCGCAGCAAAGAAGAATGGAGAATCGGTAACCTGCCGATCGGATACGGTCTCTCCATAGAAGATGCTCGCAAGTGGGGACTTTACGTTTCCAAGAGCATCAAGCCGGACGAACCCGAACTCTTCAGCGAACCGGGCCTTTTCATCGTGCGACCCGACGGCGAACTGTACGCCGCCTCGATTCAGACCATGCCGTTTACGAGGCCGAGTATCGAGGAGCTGATCGCGGGCTTCAAATACATCATCCCGAATAACTATCCAGGACGAGGGGAAGCGTAA